From the Aspergillus puulaauensis MK2 DNA, chromosome 1, nearly complete sequence genome, the window GATCCGCAGCGACTTTGCGTTTCTGCATATCCACATCGCCTTCACTTTGGTTCATTCTGGGGTATAGGTCAGGTGAGAGAGACCTAGTCTGTTTCCAAGTTGCTGTTATGGCGTCACGAGTTTTGACCGCAGCTTCTGCGTCTCGGATTAGACCATTAAAACTTGCAGGGACGGTCGATGCCAGGGCGAAGATGAGAGTGACCGTAAAAGCACGGCTGAGTGGCATAATGAGCGTCTTGTATAGTTCAGAGAGTTAGAGAAACAGTAGCGCGGCGGAAGAAAGTGGAAAGAGTGGGCGAGGGCTGCAGACTAATGAGTGGAAAACAGAAGATAAATTCGATTGAGTGAGTGAAGATTCTATTATTCCCATCCGCTGCCTTAGTTTTCACCCTGCCATGTAACCCCTTGGAAGCTTGAGGTATGTAACCCTTCAAAACATTGATGGCCTGTATAATAAGGCCTTCAGGCAGTAGAAACTTTTGGCCTTCATATTAAGGCATAAACAAGCTTGCTGAGAGCTCCAGGTGGCGTGATCATTGCTGATCACTTATCGTTGGAAAACAAGATCCACTCATATCTCCACGGAGTCGGGTTTCCGATTCTTCTGCTGAAGACTCCCAGACACTATTTCTCAACCATGACAGGTTGATGGATGGGACCTGAATTTCCGATATTCCTTTTACattccttctttccctgcACCGACAGTTATCATCTTCGGCGGCACACCACTCAGAATGAGCGTGTACGAATTCCTCGAAATAGTAGCTACAAAGCTGCTTGAAGGGAGCCCGCTGGGGATCGCTATCGCGGTGATCATTGCATTCGGTGTTCCTATTCTGCTACATCTTATCTTCTACCGAGCAGTTGCATCTCCGCCGTCCAGCAATTTCATACTTGTCGGACCTAGCGGGGCAGGTAAAACTGCTCTTCTAAGTCTAGTATGTTCGACCGTGTCCCCCCGTGGAATGCCAAAGCGCAATCGTATACTTTTTTGCTAACCCGGTCACCTCAAAAAGCTCGAAGCAAAGTCATCGTTTGCTCCCAAGCCAAAATCACAGCCCACACATACTTCCCAAACCTCAAATCTCGCTACAATCCGCCTTCCTGTCTCCGTTCCCATTGCATCCAACAGATACCGATCCGTCAATGACCCTTCCTTGAAAGAAGCTCAGCGAAACCCCATAAAGTACCGAGTGAGGGACACTCCCGGCCATGGAAAGCTGCGGGGATCCCAGGGCCTTTCCGAGCTCCTGTCAATGTCCACGTCTAAAGATACGAAGTCAAAGTTGCGTGGCATCCTCTTTATGGTCGATACTGCAGCGATTACCGAAACAGAAGCTTTGAGAGACGCAGCATCGTACCTGTATGACGTGCTTTTAATCCTTCAAAAACGCGCCCTTCAACAAGGTAAGTCTTCGGCCAAAGCCGCGGCGGAGATACCTGTTCTTGTTGCAGCGAACAAGCAAGATCTGTTCACGGCACTCCCTCCAATATCAGTGCGTGAGAAATTAGAGGCGGAGATTGATAGGGTCCGCAAGTCTAAGAACAAGGGGCTTATGGATGCCAGTGCTGATGTTGGTGAGGgtgaaggggaggatgaCATTCTGGGCAGTTATGATGTGAAGGATATATTCAACTTCAAGGATTTTGAAGAGGAAATTGGTGTGAACGTTGAAGTCGTGGGTGGAGCTGTCAAgagtgatgaggaggatgtaGGAGCCGGTGTGCGGAGATGGGAAGAATGGGTCGGTCAGTGTCTGTGATACTCTAATAGTACATTAAAATCTTCTGGATATCTGAAATTACAGTTATCTGATTGTTATATACCTCAGCTACCGGCACAAGTATATGCCATGAAGCCAGCCGGCTATTTGCATTCTGCAATCCCTGCATCATTACGAGTACGTATTGGCATTTTTTAACCccaaatatagaaatatgCTGCAATGAAAACTCCGGCCAGAGTGAtatgatggtgttgaatcCAATGTATTTCCGACTCCTCTATTCTCAGACCCAAAAATTCCGAACGATAATGAAATAATAGAGATGAGATAATGTTGACTACTATCACAAACAACACTTTAATCCAATGAAATCTATTTTATGCACTGTTCTTGCTGTGGTGAAGCATCCAAGTAAGAAGGTCAACTTTCGTGACAACAGCCACAGGTCTGAGGATCCCGCTCTGATCTTTGTCGGTAACAATAGCAGCGCTATTCCATTCAAAAAAGCGATTCAGCACACTCAGAGGGGTATCTAGAGTGATCTCCACGAACTTTCGATTTCTGATCTGTGGCTTTGGCACATCCCCACCGTTTTGATTGGGCTTGATGCTCGTAAGACCCATGTCTCGTGGATCAGTGACGACCTCTGGGATGGTGCGGAAATCGAACATGACGTCTGCAACTGGGCTTTTGCCATTTGCGCGGTTGTGTGTCAGTCGGCTTAGAACATTTCCGAGTGTGACGAGGCCGACAAGCCTTTTACCCGACGGTGCGAGGACCGGGAGTTGGTCAAAACCTCTGTCGCGCATGATTTCAATGGCAATTTCGCAGGGTATGTTGGAATGAACTGTCGTAATTGGCTTGAGTCGTAGTGAGCTGACCTTGTTGCCCATGAAGGCGTCATCTTGTCTCTGGGGCTGTTTGTTAGAAGGTTGAAGAGTGATCTCAGTCGGAAGTGATGATGGGAAAAGGTCGTTTGCGGCCAGCCAATCGTCGTCAGCGAACTGAAACTAGTTAGAGATATTGATTACCACAAAATCTAGGTGAAAGTGTTACCTTGGTGAGATAGCTTCTGATGCTGTCGGGCAAAATTACAACGACAACCTCGTCTGCTTTGAACCGATTATCTTGTGCAGCTTGTACGAGAGCAGCGATTGCGCTTCCGCTGCTTCCACCAACAAGAAGTCCCTCTTCTGCAATCAACCGGCGAGCATATTTGAAAGATTCTTTGTCGTCTGTCTTATACCACTTGTCGACGGCATGCTGATCTAGTACTTGGGGAATGAAATCATATCCAATACCTTCAACCTTATATGCTTCGTTGGCATGTTCCTCGTTCAATGCTGTTGGTAGAGCCAAAATAGACCCCTGGGGATCCGCGGCGATCACTTGAATGTTGGAATTATGCTTTTTCAACCCACGAGAAAGACCGGTGATTGTTCCACCAGTACCTGCGCCAGCAACAATTGCCTTTATATCACCCTTAGTCTGGGTCCAAATCTCTTCCGCTGTGCCGAACTCATGCGCTAGAGGATTGTTTTCATTTCCATATTGGTCCAAAATATGTGCGTTCGGAAGTTCCTTTTCGAGACGTTTTGCAACGCCAATATGGGATTCAGGCGAGTCGTATGCAGCTTCATTAGGAGTACGGATAATAGTGGCGTTGAGTGCGCGCAAAACAGAGACCTTTTCGGCAGACATCTTTTCGGGGAGGGTGATAATTGTCTTATAGCCTAGAATTGGATTAGATCGAGTGTTAGGCGATGGTAGATTCAAATGGGACATATCACTTACCCTTAACGGCTGCGACAAGAGCCAATCCAATACCACTTGACAAGAATGCAAATCAGAGCGCGCACTTCATGGAGTTATTTGAAATCTAGATAACCTACGTATTACCACTGGTGGGTTCGATTAGAGTGTCGCCAGGCTTGATACGCCCTGACCGTTCGGCCTCTTCAATCATGCGAAGGGCTATCCGATCCTTAACACTCCCGCCTGCGTTGAAGTATTCCAGTTTCGCATATACTGTCGCGTTAATTCCGAGGCTCTGCGGCAACTTGTTCAATCTCACGAGAGGAGTGTTGCCAATGTGTTGTGTGATAGCATCAAGGGCCACCGGAGGGATGGCTGGCGTCGTCTTGGATGACATCACGGCGTAAACCTCCAGGACGGAGAAGTAAGTATCGCGATGCGGTTGGCCTCTGTACAGAAATTGAAAAGCACGAAGTTCAGCGAGGATCCCAACTCGCGGTGATGGTGAAAAGTTCGAATGTGACGACGAAAACAGAGATGCCCCTCCGCCGAGAATAACCGCCCGCCACTTTGAGTCTCGCCATTTCGCCGCCCGTTGATGTCGACCTGACTAGTCCCAATTCGGACGGCCTCCCGATAGCCGCTTTTAGTTTGCTGTTTGTTTATCAGTCTCACAACTCGTCTCGCAGCTGTTGAAATGAGCATCATTTAGAGTGGGTATATCTCGCCCTCGCTCGGTCCACCCCATCCCTGAGCAGTGTGAGCACTACTGCCACTACACCGTATGGTGTAGTCTAGATTGCGACTCATTGTGGCTGTGCAGGGTGGATTTTGGCTTACTCAAGCTTTCAATAGGGACTTTTGGAGCAGATATCGGATGCAGCAAGGCTCTTGCCCAAATAAGGCAAAAAGGGTGCCGAGTCAAcattattaaaaaagaaatcgTCAATTTGGAAGAACACATTTGGTGTGGTGCGCTGTCCGAGGGATACACCCTGCAACGTGGATACATTTCTCAATTGCAACGCAGTCTGTGGACACAATTAGGAAATCGTAAGGGGCCGATGAAGGAGGTTCGTTAGAATCGTTACGAAggtccacctccacctccagccaCTGAAATAGAGCCGGGCCTTGATGGT encodes:
- a CDS encoding signal recognition particle receptor subunit beta (COG:U;~EggNog:ENOG410PPC5;~InterPro:IPR027417,IPR019009;~PFAM:PF01926,PF09439;~TransMembrane:1 (o20-41i)) yields the protein MSVYEFLEIVATKLLEGSPLGIAIAVIIAFGVPILLHLIFYRAVASPPSSNFILVGPSGAGKTALLSLLEAKSSFAPKPKSQPTHTSQTSNLATIRLPVSVPIASNRYRSVNDPSLKEAQRNPIKYRVRDTPGHGKLRGSQGLSELLSMSTSKDTKSKLRGILFMVDTAAITETEALRDAASYLYDVLLILQKRALQQGKSSAKAAAEIPVLVAANKQDLFTALPPISVREKLEAEIDRVRKSKNKGLMDASADVGEGEGEDDILGSYDVKDIFNFKDFEEEIGVNVEVVGGAVKSDEEDVGAGVRRWEEWVGQCL
- the CYS4 gene encoding cystathionine beta-synthase CYS4 (COG:E;~EggNog:ENOG410PFT3;~InterPro:IPR001216,IPR000644,IPR001926,IPR036052, IPR005857;~PFAM:PF00291,PF00571;~go_component: GO:0005737 - cytoplasm [Evidence IEA];~go_function: GO:0004122 - cystathionine beta-synthase activity [Evidence IEA];~go_process: GO:0006535 - cysteine biosynthetic process from serine [Evidence IEA];~go_process: GO:0019343 - cysteine biosynthetic process via cystathionine [Evidence IEA]), with product MSSKTTPAIPPVALDAITQHIGNTPLVRLNKLPQSLGINATVYAKLEYFNAGGSVKDRIALRMIEEAERSGRIKPGDTLIEPTSGNTGIGLALVAAVKGYKTIITLPEKMSAEKVSVLRALNATIIRTPNEAAYDSPESHIGVAKRLEKELPNAHILDQYGNENNPLAHEFGTAEEIWTQTKGDIKAIVAGAGTGGTITGLSRGLKKHNSNIQVIAADPQGSILALPTALNEEHANEAYKVEGIGYDFIPQVLDQHAVDKWYKTDDKESFKYARRLIAEEGLLVGGSSGSAIAALVQAAQDNRFKADEVVVVILPDSIRSYLTKFADDDWLAANDLFPSSLPTEITLQPSNKQPQRQDDAFMGNKVSSLRLKPITTVHSNIPCEIAIEIMRDRGFDQLPVLAPSGKRLVGLVTLGNVLSRLTHNRANGKSPVADVMFDFRTIPEVVTDPRDMGLTSIKPNQNGGDVPKPQIRNRKFVEITLDTPLSVLNRFFEWNSAAIVTDKDQSGILRPVAVVTKVDLLTWMLHHSKNSA